A window of the Brassica napus cultivar Da-Ae chromosome A2, Da-Ae, whole genome shotgun sequence genome harbors these coding sequences:
- the LOC106396025 gene encoding zinc finger protein SHOOT GRAVITROPISM 5 isoform X2 translates to MMRTDQDTVVILDAASNKNTSNTCCVVSSSSSDPFLSSSENGVATTNTSNQKRKRRPADPDAEVVSLSPRTLLESDRYICEICNQGFQRDQNLQMHRRRHKVPWKLLKRDNNIEVKKRVYVCPEPTCLHHDPCHALGDLVGIKKHFRRKHSNHKQWVCERCSKGYAVQSDYKAHLKTCGTRGHSCDCGRVFSRVESFIEHQDSCSIRKVHHEPPPPPQATVNVPACSSRTASTASTPSTETNYAGAVATPLPLEGRPIPIRNSSNDVNLELQLLPLTPNQNRNQENQQHKVKEPSHHRNHHDTTNLNLSIAPTAPSLSHQYNNFDRIKEIMASEQIMKLAMKEKAYAEEAKREAKRQREIAENEFVNAKKIRQQAQAELERAKLLKEQSMKKISSTIMQVTCQTCKGQFQAVASADETSLVVSYMSSANTDGEAS, encoded by the exons ATGATGAGAACAGATCAAGACACAGTAGTGATATTGGATGCTGCTTCCAACAAGAACACTAGTAACACATGTTGTGtggtttcctcttcttcctctgatcCTTTCCTCTCTTCTTCTGAAAATGGGGTCGCTACCACAAACACATCCAATCAGAAGAGGAAAAGAAGACCTGCAG ATCCAGATGCAGAAGTTGTGTCTTTATCACCAAGAACTCTTCTTGAATCAGACAGATACATATGTGAGATCTGTAACCAAGGGTTTCAAAGAGATCAAAATCTCCAGATGCATCGAAGACGTCACAAGGTTCCATGGAAGCTTCTGAAAAGAGACAACAATATAGAGGTGAAGAAACGAGTGTATGTTTGCCCTGAACCCACTTGTCTTCACCACGATCCTTGTCATGCTCTTGGAGATCTTGTCggaataaaaaaacatttcagaAGAAAACACAGTAACCATAAGCAATGGGTTTGTGAGAGATGCTCTAAAGGTTATGCTGTTCAATCAGATTACAAAGCTCATCTCAAAACTTGTGGCACTAGGGGACATTCTTGTGACTGTGGTCGCGTCTTCTCCAG gGTGGAGAGTTTTATTGAGCATCAAGATAGCTGCTCCATTCGAAAAGTTCACCATGAACCGCCGCCACCGCCACAAGCTACGGTGAATGTCCCGGCTTGCTCCTCTAGAACTGCCTCAACCGCAAGCACTCCATCTACGGAAACGAATTACGCTGGTGCGGTTGCTACTCCTTTACCTCTAGAAGGGCGTCCAATTCCTATAAGAAACTCATCAAACGATGTCAATCTCGAACTCCAGCTTCTTCCATTAACGCCAAATCAAAACCGTAATCAAGAAAACCAACAACACAAAGTTAAAGAACCATCTCATCATCGTAATCATCATGATACTACAAACTTAAACCTCTCCATTGCACCAACTGCACCATCATTATCTCATCAGTACAACAACTTTGATCGTATAAAAGAAATAATGGCGAGTGAACAGATAATGAAGTTAGCGATGAAGGAGAAAGCTTACGCAGAGGAAGCTAAAAGAGAAGCGAAGAGGCAACGAGAGATAGCGGAAAACGAATTTGTTAATGCTAAGAAGATAAGGCAACAAGCACAAGCTGAGCTTGAGAGAGCTAAGCTTTTAAAGGAACAATCTATGAAGAAGATAAGCTCGACGATTATGCAAGTTACTTGTCAAACATGTAAAGGACAGTTTCAAGCGGTGGCTTCGGCGGATGAGACATCTCTTGTGGTGAGTTACATGTCGTCAGCGAATACTGACGGAGAGGCATCCTAA
- the LOC106396025 gene encoding zinc finger protein SHOOT GRAVITROPISM 5 isoform X1: protein MMRTDQDTVVILDAASNKNTSNTCCVVSSSSSDPFLSSSENGVATTNTSNQKRKRRPAGTPDPDAEVVSLSPRTLLESDRYICEICNQGFQRDQNLQMHRRRHKVPWKLLKRDNNIEVKKRVYVCPEPTCLHHDPCHALGDLVGIKKHFRRKHSNHKQWVCERCSKGYAVQSDYKAHLKTCGTRGHSCDCGRVFSRVESFIEHQDSCSIRKVHHEPPPPPQATVNVPACSSRTASTASTPSTETNYAGAVATPLPLEGRPIPIRNSSNDVNLELQLLPLTPNQNRNQENQQHKVKEPSHHRNHHDTTNLNLSIAPTAPSLSHQYNNFDRIKEIMASEQIMKLAMKEKAYAEEAKREAKRQREIAENEFVNAKKIRQQAQAELERAKLLKEQSMKKISSTIMQVTCQTCKGQFQAVASADETSLVVSYMSSANTDGEAS from the exons ATGATGAGAACAGATCAAGACACAGTAGTGATATTGGATGCTGCTTCCAACAAGAACACTAGTAACACATGTTGTGtggtttcctcttcttcctctgatcCTTTCCTCTCTTCTTCTGAAAATGGGGTCGCTACCACAAACACATCCAATCAGAAGAGGAAAAGAAGACCTGCAGGTACACCAG ATCCAGATGCAGAAGTTGTGTCTTTATCACCAAGAACTCTTCTTGAATCAGACAGATACATATGTGAGATCTGTAACCAAGGGTTTCAAAGAGATCAAAATCTCCAGATGCATCGAAGACGTCACAAGGTTCCATGGAAGCTTCTGAAAAGAGACAACAATATAGAGGTGAAGAAACGAGTGTATGTTTGCCCTGAACCCACTTGTCTTCACCACGATCCTTGTCATGCTCTTGGAGATCTTGTCggaataaaaaaacatttcagaAGAAAACACAGTAACCATAAGCAATGGGTTTGTGAGAGATGCTCTAAAGGTTATGCTGTTCAATCAGATTACAAAGCTCATCTCAAAACTTGTGGCACTAGGGGACATTCTTGTGACTGTGGTCGCGTCTTCTCCAG gGTGGAGAGTTTTATTGAGCATCAAGATAGCTGCTCCATTCGAAAAGTTCACCATGAACCGCCGCCACCGCCACAAGCTACGGTGAATGTCCCGGCTTGCTCCTCTAGAACTGCCTCAACCGCAAGCACTCCATCTACGGAAACGAATTACGCTGGTGCGGTTGCTACTCCTTTACCTCTAGAAGGGCGTCCAATTCCTATAAGAAACTCATCAAACGATGTCAATCTCGAACTCCAGCTTCTTCCATTAACGCCAAATCAAAACCGTAATCAAGAAAACCAACAACACAAAGTTAAAGAACCATCTCATCATCGTAATCATCATGATACTACAAACTTAAACCTCTCCATTGCACCAACTGCACCATCATTATCTCATCAGTACAACAACTTTGATCGTATAAAAGAAATAATGGCGAGTGAACAGATAATGAAGTTAGCGATGAAGGAGAAAGCTTACGCAGAGGAAGCTAAAAGAGAAGCGAAGAGGCAACGAGAGATAGCGGAAAACGAATTTGTTAATGCTAAGAAGATAAGGCAACAAGCACAAGCTGAGCTTGAGAGAGCTAAGCTTTTAAAGGAACAATCTATGAAGAAGATAAGCTCGACGATTATGCAAGTTACTTGTCAAACATGTAAAGGACAGTTTCAAGCGGTGGCTTCGGCGGATGAGACATCTCTTGTGGTGAGTTACATGTCGTCAGCGAATACTGACGGAGAGGCATCCTAA
- the LOC106359752 gene encoding uncharacterized protein LOC106359752: MRLWTDSLIPSNAFSPEDMATEEPCDITCRFCDGLLAIQDYPQGFPRPEISTETQRVLTRETIQRAFHATEVGLASHSLSCGVQCEFGNCWHLLFCWCDI, translated from the exons ATGAGGCT GTGGACAGATAGTCTCATCCCTTCCAATGCTTTCAGCCCCGAAGATATGGCCACAGAAGAACCGTGCGACATTACGTGCAGATTTTGTGATGGGCTTCTTGCTATTCAAGATTACCCACAAGGGTTCCCGCGACCAG AGATATCAACGGAAACGCAAAGAGTTCTGACAAGAGAGACGATACAGAGAGCATTTCATGCTACAGAAGTAGGGTTAGCTTCTCATTCTCTAAGCTGTGGAGTACAATGCGAGTTTGGCAACTGTTGGCACTTGCTCTTTTGTTGGtgtgatatataa